One Gordonia mangrovi genomic region harbors:
- a CDS encoding enoyl-CoA hydratase-related protein — MAVENDAPVLYEVDDHGVAILTLHRPERRNMWTADMEDAFYAALDRATDDDRVRVIVVTGHGTSFCPGLDPAVLDNVRAGSAYTTNRRPQTYATSVPKFIIGAINGACAGIGLVQALCFDYRFATAKAKFTTAFSKRGLPAEDASAWLLTRLVGPAHAMDLMISGRVFTGDEAFELGVVQRISEPESVLDDAVAYARSVAASVSPVSISMIKSQVWRDSEQTMEQARVRAQYLLTLAKAQPDFQEGVRALVEQRPPQFNPYRPLNI; from the coding sequence GTGGCGGTCGAGAACGACGCGCCGGTACTCTACGAGGTCGACGACCACGGTGTCGCCATCCTCACGCTGCACCGCCCCGAGCGCCGCAACATGTGGACCGCGGACATGGAGGATGCGTTCTACGCGGCGCTGGACCGTGCAACCGATGATGACCGCGTTCGGGTCATCGTGGTGACCGGCCACGGCACCTCCTTCTGCCCGGGACTGGATCCCGCCGTGCTCGACAACGTCCGGGCCGGATCGGCCTACACCACCAACCGTCGGCCGCAGACCTACGCCACTTCGGTCCCGAAGTTCATCATCGGTGCGATCAACGGGGCGTGTGCCGGTATCGGCCTGGTTCAGGCACTCTGTTTCGATTATCGATTCGCGACCGCCAAGGCCAAGTTCACCACGGCGTTCTCCAAGCGTGGTCTGCCGGCCGAGGATGCGTCGGCATGGCTGCTCACGCGGCTGGTGGGACCTGCGCACGCCATGGATCTGATGATCTCCGGCCGCGTGTTCACCGGCGACGAAGCGTTTGAACTCGGTGTGGTGCAGCGCATCAGCGAACCGGAATCTGTGCTCGACGATGCGGTCGCGTACGCGCGCTCGGTTGCGGCGAGCGTGTCGCCGGTGTCCATCTCGATGATCAAGTCGCAGGTGTGGCGCGACAGCGAACAAACCATGGAACAAGCCAGGGTGCGCGCGCAGTACCTGCTGACGTTGGCCAAGGCGCAGCCGGACTTCCAAGAAGGAGTTCGGGCTCTCGTGGAGCAGCGGCCACCACAGTTCAACCCGTATCGCCCCCTCAACATCTGA
- a CDS encoding acyl-CoA dehydrogenase family protein gives MEIDFGADHADFAEEVRTWLDEHLVGDFAAHRGVGSPTDNSAWDIRVAWEKELSAGGWLGLTWPKEYGGRGASLTEEIVFEYEYARSAAPARVNQQALELLGPTLLDFGTEEQKRRFIPKILSAEEHWGQGFSEPTAGSDLAAVSTKARLDGDEWVINGQKVWTTFGDRADWLYVLCRTNPDQSLRHRGLSLLLVPVDQPGVDVRPIKNLAGSGEFSECFFTDARTDASMVVGDVDGGWKVVMSTLGRERGSALLPVQLSMEREVLSIVEAAKNLAEPDDPRLPDRIAQSYISVSLMRATTMRVVESVMNNDSSADAAAAISKLFASQAHQVLGELAMDVAGAAGGITSGPGVEGLTFAQRLLLLSRAETIYGGTSEIQRNIIGERVLGLPK, from the coding sequence ATGGAAATCGACTTCGGAGCCGACCACGCCGACTTCGCCGAGGAAGTCCGCACCTGGCTGGACGAACACCTCGTCGGTGATTTCGCGGCGCATCGCGGTGTCGGGAGCCCCACCGACAACTCGGCATGGGACATTCGAGTCGCCTGGGAGAAGGAACTCTCGGCGGGCGGTTGGCTAGGGCTGACCTGGCCCAAAGAATACGGTGGCCGCGGCGCGTCACTGACCGAGGAGATCGTGTTCGAGTACGAGTACGCCCGAAGTGCGGCGCCGGCTCGGGTCAACCAACAAGCCCTGGAACTTCTCGGCCCAACACTCCTCGACTTCGGCACCGAGGAGCAGAAGCGCCGGTTCATCCCGAAAATCCTTTCCGCCGAGGAACACTGGGGCCAAGGATTCAGCGAACCGACCGCGGGCTCAGACCTGGCGGCGGTATCGACCAAGGCGCGCCTCGACGGCGACGAATGGGTCATCAACGGTCAGAAGGTCTGGACCACCTTCGGCGACAGGGCCGACTGGCTCTACGTGCTGTGCCGAACGAACCCGGATCAGTCGTTGCGTCATCGCGGGCTGAGCCTGCTCCTCGTGCCGGTCGATCAGCCCGGTGTGGACGTGCGGCCCATCAAGAATCTGGCCGGGTCGGGCGAGTTCAGCGAGTGCTTCTTCACCGATGCCCGCACCGACGCGTCGATGGTCGTCGGAGACGTAGACGGCGGTTGGAAGGTCGTCATGTCCACCCTGGGACGCGAGCGCGGTTCGGCACTTCTGCCGGTCCAGTTGTCGATGGAACGCGAGGTGCTCTCCATCGTCGAGGCCGCGAAGAACCTCGCCGAGCCCGACGATCCGCGTCTGCCCGACCGGATTGCGCAGTCCTACATCTCCGTATCGCTGATGCGCGCCACGACGATGCGTGTGGTCGAGAGCGTCATGAACAATGATTCCTCGGCAGACGCCGCAGCAGCGATCAGCAAGCTGTTCGCGTCGCAGGCGCATCAGGTCCTGGGCGAACTGGCGATGGATGTGGCCGGCGCCGCCGGCGGCATCACCTCCGGACCCGGCGTCGAGGGACTCACCTTCGCGCAGCGTCTGCTCCTGCTGTCGCGGGCGGAGACCATCTACGGAGGAACGTCCGAGATCCAGCGGAACATCATCGGTGAACGGGTCCTCGGACTCCCGAAATAG
- a CDS encoding acyl-CoA dehydrogenase family protein, which produces MSARLVPAAPAISPAMEELRGEVRQFLAEELGAERFRPQVDSWIAGWDPEFSARLGARGWLGMTIPTEYGGHGRSHLERYVVTEELLAAGAPVAAHWVADRQVGPSLMRHGSDYQRRRYLPGIARGEVFFAIGMSEPESGSDLASVRTRAKQVEGGWEITGTKVWTSGAHHADAFFVLARSAPLDTNHRHDGLSQFIVDLDSPGIEIRPIKLLTGHHHFNEVVLDRVFVPDELVLGNIGDGWSQVTSELGVERSGPERILSSFPLASAYAAWVQGKSADERDLETLGQIVGRGATLRQLSLSVAGALTEGLPVDVPAAVVKDLGTQFEHEVIESVSDAAPLEPEPDGEDELARLLAEGILHAPGFTLRGGTTEVLRGVIARGMGLR; this is translated from the coding sequence ATGAGCGCGCGGCTGGTGCCTGCTGCGCCGGCGATATCGCCGGCGATGGAGGAACTACGCGGTGAGGTGCGGCAGTTTCTGGCGGAGGAGCTCGGCGCGGAACGGTTCAGGCCACAGGTCGATTCGTGGATTGCCGGCTGGGACCCCGAGTTCAGCGCACGGCTGGGAGCACGGGGCTGGCTGGGCATGACCATCCCCACCGAATACGGCGGGCATGGTCGTTCGCATCTCGAGCGGTATGTGGTGACCGAGGAGTTGCTCGCCGCCGGAGCGCCGGTCGCCGCGCACTGGGTCGCCGACCGGCAGGTGGGGCCATCGTTGATGCGCCACGGTTCGGATTATCAGCGGCGCCGCTATTTGCCCGGCATCGCTCGGGGCGAGGTGTTCTTCGCGATCGGGATGAGTGAGCCGGAATCGGGATCGGACCTGGCCAGCGTTCGGACGCGCGCGAAGCAGGTCGAGGGCGGTTGGGAGATCACCGGCACCAAGGTGTGGACCTCAGGTGCTCACCACGCCGATGCCTTCTTCGTGCTGGCCCGGTCCGCGCCGTTGGACACCAACCACCGCCATGACGGCCTGAGCCAGTTCATCGTCGATCTCGACAGTCCGGGGATCGAGATCAGACCGATCAAATTGCTCACCGGACATCATCACTTCAACGAGGTCGTCCTGGACCGGGTGTTCGTGCCCGATGAACTCGTGCTCGGCAATATCGGGGACGGGTGGAGTCAGGTCACCTCCGAGCTGGGGGTCGAACGCAGCGGACCCGAACGCATCCTGTCGAGCTTCCCGCTGGCGTCGGCGTACGCGGCCTGGGTGCAGGGTAAGTCTGCAGACGAACGTGATCTCGAAACACTGGGCCAGATCGTCGGTCGTGGCGCAACCCTCCGGCAGCTCTCGCTGTCGGTTGCCGGTGCGCTGACCGAGGGGCTGCCGGTGGATGTTCCTGCGGCTGTGGTCAAGGATCTCGGCACCCAGTTCGAGCATGAGGTCATCGAATCGGTGTCAGATGCCGCCCCACTGGAGCCCGAACCAGACGGTGAGGACGAACTCGCCCGCCTGCTGGCCGAAGGTATCTTGCATGCGCCGGGTTTCACGCTTCGAGGCGGCACCACTGAGGTGCTACGCGGGGTGATCGCACGGGGAATGGGTCTTCGATGA
- a CDS encoding acyl-CoA dehydrogenase family protein yields the protein MIPHTEIGWNAELWKTLEDSGLTLLTTPIDCGGSGAGLAELSVVLESAARSAAPAPIADTDLLASWLLRRAGMSVPAGPLASAHGQLEITPAGEGRSAVTAVLPRVAWARVAEHVVVLGEAGPRAVVMTVPRGEFTVVEGANVAYEPRDTVRIDATLDDTAIVEVSRDTLREWRVRGAFGLTASTVGYLDRILGLTVDHASQRTQFGRPIAKFQAVQHMISAIAGEVTATQAAHNAAVAAAVACGIDSKAAEFAVAAAKAQAARAASAVSKHAHQVHGAIGFTLDHQLRHFTLRSMAAAKEFGDAREWNVRLGQLALGALDDGRADSLWHVITDSGR from the coding sequence ATGATTCCGCACACCGAGATCGGCTGGAACGCGGAGTTGTGGAAGACACTGGAAGACTCCGGCCTGACTCTGCTCACCACGCCGATTGACTGTGGCGGGAGCGGGGCCGGACTCGCCGAGCTATCGGTTGTTCTGGAGTCCGCTGCGCGAAGTGCAGCGCCCGCTCCCATCGCAGACACCGATCTACTCGCCTCCTGGTTGCTGCGTCGCGCCGGGATGTCCGTTCCTGCCGGACCGCTTGCATCAGCCCACGGACAGCTAGAGATAACGCCGGCGGGGGAGGGGCGATCCGCGGTCACTGCAGTGCTCCCACGTGTTGCGTGGGCGCGCGTCGCCGAGCATGTCGTGGTCCTGGGAGAAGCAGGCCCGCGCGCCGTGGTGATGACAGTCCCGCGTGGCGAATTCACGGTGGTGGAGGGGGCCAACGTCGCCTACGAACCGCGCGACACTGTCCGCATCGATGCAACCCTTGACGACACCGCAATCGTCGAAGTCTCGCGGGATACATTACGTGAGTGGCGGGTTCGTGGTGCCTTCGGTCTGACGGCGTCGACTGTCGGATACCTCGACCGGATCCTTGGGCTCACGGTGGACCATGCGTCACAACGGACTCAGTTCGGGCGGCCGATTGCCAAGTTCCAGGCCGTGCAACACATGATATCGGCAATCGCCGGCGAGGTGACCGCGACGCAGGCCGCTCACAACGCGGCGGTCGCAGCCGCGGTGGCATGCGGAATAGACTCCAAGGCAGCGGAATTCGCTGTTGCAGCCGCCAAGGCGCAGGCCGCTCGTGCGGCATCTGCAGTCTCGAAACATGCCCATCAGGTTCACGGGGCGATAGGATTCACGCTTGATCACCAGTTGCGGCACTTCACATTGCGCTCAATGGCCGCTGCCAAGGAGTTCGGCGATGCGCGTGAGTGGAATGTTCGCCTTGGTCAGCTCGCGCTCGGCGCACTTGACGACGGTCGCGCAGACTCGTTGTGGCACGTGATCACCGACAGCGGTCGCTGA
- a CDS encoding branched-chain amino acid ABC transporter permease/ATP-binding protein produces the protein MIDQLTFLLLGLGSGAVFGALALGIVLTYRSSGVVNFATGSIALFGAYVYAYLREGELINLIPGMDSTIDLGYKLDMVPAALVSVACCAILGLILYVLVFRPLRTAPAVAKAVAALGVSLLLSAMFVVRMGTSAVAASPIFPTNSFRLGNAAVPLDRVYFALTVLLLAVLLWLAFRYTSFGLATRAAAETERGAYVSGLSPDRLAAVNWMISSAVAGFAGILITPIVPVVPVAYTLFIVPALAAAVLARFDMVVVAVVAGLAIGMLQSWVQNLAATHEALPSSGLPELVPLVLIMVVLFLRSKPLPTRGAIVLQTLGRAPRPNHIVAPAAILGVIAVLALLLLDERLRAGLILSMIMAIIGLSVVVVTGYAGQVSLAQLTIAGVAGFLVGPIANNWNLGFPWSPLLAAVVAAVIGVLIGIPALRIRGLSVAVVTLAMAFAVEAIWFRNVDIVGSSGVAVPPPQLFGIDLSIGVGLDYPRVTFGVLCLVVLIAVAVGVALLRRSRLGSQMLAVRANEKSAAAAGVHVVRVKILAFSIAAFIAGLGGSLLAYQQQTVTFEAFSAMASVAFFATVYLAGATSVSGGLLAGVMAASGVFFIIFDEVIGIGDWYPAVMALLLILTVILNPEGIVGPPQQWWSRRRASRQAPASTTLLDSIDSALPDPQPLTEPVSRAALELRDVSVHYGGVTAVDGVSLTVPAGKMVGLIGPNGAGKTSVIDAVSGFANCTGEVLLDERPIHTLAPHRRVDAGMSRTFQAIELYDDLSVVENVKVGLRLEAGQKRSDGEERISKVLALLGLAGDRNRQAGELSQGQRQLVSIARALAARPEVLLLDEPGGGLDSTESEWLGQRLQVVRDSGIGILMVDHDMDLVFGACDLVYVVNFGKVIAFGTPDEISANPVVAEAYLGKAAVNG, from the coding sequence ATGATCGACCAACTCACGTTCCTACTTCTCGGGCTCGGCAGCGGCGCCGTTTTCGGAGCGCTCGCTCTCGGTATCGTGCTGACCTACCGCAGTTCCGGAGTGGTGAACTTCGCAACAGGATCGATTGCGCTCTTCGGTGCCTACGTTTACGCCTATCTCCGTGAGGGCGAACTGATCAACCTGATCCCCGGCATGGACTCGACCATCGACCTGGGCTACAAGCTGGACATGGTGCCCGCCGCGCTGGTCAGCGTCGCATGTTGCGCCATCCTCGGGCTGATCCTGTACGTGCTGGTGTTCCGGCCGCTGCGAACCGCACCTGCGGTCGCCAAGGCTGTGGCCGCCCTCGGTGTCTCCCTGCTCCTCTCGGCAATGTTCGTCGTCCGAATGGGCACAAGCGCCGTCGCCGCCTCGCCGATCTTTCCGACGAACTCCTTTCGCCTTGGTAACGCCGCAGTCCCACTGGACCGGGTCTACTTCGCGCTGACCGTGTTGTTGCTGGCCGTTCTGCTCTGGTTGGCGTTCCGATACACCTCTTTCGGATTGGCCACACGCGCAGCAGCCGAGACCGAGCGCGGCGCGTACGTCAGCGGTCTGTCGCCCGATCGTCTTGCTGCTGTCAACTGGATGATCAGCTCGGCAGTGGCCGGGTTCGCCGGCATCCTGATCACGCCCATCGTGCCCGTGGTGCCGGTGGCGTACACGCTGTTCATCGTGCCTGCGCTGGCCGCAGCGGTGCTCGCGCGCTTCGACATGGTGGTCGTGGCGGTCGTGGCCGGCCTGGCGATCGGAATGTTGCAGTCGTGGGTTCAGAATCTCGCCGCCACACACGAGGCTCTGCCGAGTTCCGGTCTGCCGGAGCTTGTTCCGCTGGTACTGATCATGGTTGTGCTGTTCCTGCGGTCGAAGCCCTTGCCCACGCGCGGCGCGATCGTTTTGCAGACCTTGGGTCGGGCCCCGCGCCCGAACCACATCGTGGCGCCCGCGGCGATACTCGGTGTGATCGCGGTCCTGGCACTTCTCCTGCTCGACGAACGCCTGCGAGCGGGTCTCATTCTCTCGATGATCATGGCCATCATCGGCCTGTCGGTGGTGGTGGTGACCGGGTACGCGGGGCAGGTGTCGCTGGCGCAGCTGACCATCGCCGGTGTGGCCGGCTTCCTCGTCGGGCCGATCGCGAACAACTGGAACCTGGGGTTTCCGTGGTCCCCACTGCTCGCGGCGGTCGTTGCGGCGGTCATCGGGGTCTTGATCGGCATCCCCGCGCTGCGGATACGAGGCCTTTCGGTCGCGGTGGTGACATTGGCCATGGCCTTCGCCGTCGAGGCCATCTGGTTCCGCAACGTCGACATCGTCGGGTCCTCGGGTGTCGCAGTGCCACCTCCGCAACTGTTCGGCATCGATCTGAGTATCGGCGTCGGACTCGACTATCCGCGTGTCACTTTCGGGGTGTTGTGTCTGGTGGTGCTCATCGCGGTCGCCGTCGGAGTTGCCCTGCTGCGGCGCAGCCGACTCGGTTCGCAGATGCTCGCCGTGCGGGCCAATGAGAAGTCGGCCGCGGCCGCCGGTGTGCACGTGGTGCGGGTGAAGATCCTCGCGTTCTCCATCGCTGCGTTCATCGCCGGCCTCGGGGGCTCACTACTGGCGTATCAGCAACAAACCGTCACCTTTGAGGCCTTCTCGGCAATGGCATCTGTGGCGTTCTTCGCCACTGTCTACCTTGCCGGCGCAACGTCGGTGTCCGGTGGCTTGTTGGCAGGTGTGATGGCCGCCAGCGGAGTCTTCTTCATCATTTTCGACGAGGTCATCGGGATTGGCGATTGGTACCCGGCGGTCATGGCGCTGTTGTTGATCCTCACCGTCATCCTGAATCCGGAAGGTATCGTCGGTCCGCCTCAGCAGTGGTGGAGTCGTCGTCGAGCGTCCCGACAGGCGCCGGCATCGACGACTCTGTTGGACAGCATCGACTCTGCGCTACCGGATCCACAGCCACTGACCGAGCCAGTGTCTCGCGCAGCGCTCGAACTGCGTGACGTCTCTGTCCACTATGGCGGCGTCACGGCGGTCGACGGTGTGTCGCTCACGGTTCCGGCCGGCAAGATGGTCGGTCTCATCGGTCCGAACGGAGCGGGCAAGACCAGCGTGATCGACGCTGTGAGCGGCTTCGCCAACTGTACCGGCGAGGTACTTCTCGACGAGAGACCAATCCACACACTCGCTCCGCATCGCCGAGTGGACGCCGGCATGAGCAGGACCTTCCAAGCCATCGAACTGTACGACGATTTGTCGGTTGTCGAGAACGTGAAGGTGGGCCTGCGGCTGGAGGCGGGGCAGAAGCGGTCCGACGGAGAAGAGCGGATCAGCAAAGTACTCGCGCTGCTGGGGCTCGCTGGTGATCGAAACCGGCAGGCGGGTGAGCTGTCGCAAGGGCAGCGTCAGCTCGTATCAATAGCGCGTGCGCTCGCCGCGCGACCAGAGGTGCTGCTGCTCGATGAACCCGGCGGCGGACTGGACAGCACCGAGAGCGAATGGTTGGGCCAAAGATTGCAGGTGGTACGTGACTCCGGCATCGGGATACTGATGGTCGATCACGACATGGACTTGGTGTTCGGCGCCTGTGATCTGGTGTACGTGGTCAACTTCGGGAAGGTGATCGCGTTCGGGACACCTGACGAGATCAGCGCGAATCCTGTAGTGGCCGAAGCATACTTGGGAAAGGCGGCGGTCAATGGATGA
- a CDS encoding ABC transporter ATP-binding protein yields the protein MDEVNSVNAAVRDRQRSDVVIECRGLGVGYGSVNVARDIDVALSRGQVLALLGPNGAGKTTLLSTLAGLLPALEGEIRVDGVKLPSGRARVANKRGVVLVPDDRALFTSLTVRENLRVANSAKRLSFDDIVELFPSLGRRRNITAGELSGGEQQMLAVARALMQDPKVLLIDEMSMGLAPVIVEELLPVVRRIADDIGSVIILVEQHVHLALEIADEAMVLVHGEVRDRGPAEEFSADPHRLQKIYLSSTL from the coding sequence ATGGATGAGGTCAATTCGGTGAACGCTGCCGTCCGGGATCGGCAGCGATCCGATGTGGTCATCGAATGCCGGGGACTCGGCGTCGGATACGGCTCGGTCAACGTGGCCCGGGACATCGACGTCGCACTATCCCGTGGTCAGGTGTTGGCGCTCCTGGGCCCCAACGGTGCGGGCAAGACCACCTTACTGTCGACGCTGGCCGGTTTGCTACCGGCGTTGGAAGGGGAGATCCGCGTGGACGGCGTCAAGCTGCCGTCAGGGCGCGCCCGAGTGGCGAACAAACGCGGAGTGGTGCTGGTGCCCGATGATCGGGCTCTGTTCACGAGCCTGACCGTTCGCGAGAACCTGCGAGTGGCGAACTCGGCGAAACGCCTGTCGTTCGACGACATCGTCGAACTGTTCCCGAGCCTGGGGCGTCGGCGGAATATCACTGCGGGCGAGTTGTCCGGCGGTGAGCAACAAATGCTCGCGGTCGCTCGCGCCCTCATGCAGGATCCGAAAGTCTTGCTCATCGATGAGATGAGCATGGGGCTGGCACCGGTCATCGTCGAGGAACTTCTGCCGGTGGTGCGACGGATTGCCGACGACATCGGCTCGGTGATCATCCTGGTCGAGCAACACGTACATCTCGCCTTGGAAATCGCTGACGAGGCAATGGTTCTGGTGCACGGCGAGGTACGTGATCGCGGACCGGCGGAAGAGTTTTCCGCCGATCCGCACAGATTGCAGAAGATTTACCTCAGCAGCACGTTGTGA
- a CDS encoding ABC transporter substrate-binding protein, whose amino-acid sequence MKTHSLRRRLAATCAVSAAVVVGVAGCTSTSDDSAAGSSAAVDPAALGEPNQATGTPVTLGFISDGKTGYFDNTDEIAGAQAAVSYINEYLGGLNGHPIDLKVCVAHGNPAEATDCANQMVTEQVPAVLEGAMGSVDATVDVLTKAQIPLVLHYLTSPKTLTTPGIWGLMNGNASNFGAPAEIAKDEGITKAAIVTIDVPAAVAGANNLGKLTFGNAGAQTDVVTIAPGVPDPTSQITAASQADPGIYSVLGTADFCAPVIKSIRSIAPDAVLSVIDRCIDPGAAKSIPGGYEGVRVGTTVNLDPDTDDVKLFAAALDKYSDGTAVSATSGYGWAPLLGFARAMNAAEVSDLTPETVKSGLASAPAQEYPLTDGIMFQCNGEAFPLSKNDCSVGGIRATANEDGSLRDYQSFNDPSLFTMPSS is encoded by the coding sequence ATGAAGACACATTCGCTTCGCCGCAGGTTGGCTGCCACCTGCGCGGTGTCCGCGGCGGTCGTCGTCGGCGTTGCCGGTTGCACGTCGACCAGCGACGACTCGGCAGCAGGGTCATCGGCCGCTGTCGATCCGGCAGCTCTCGGCGAACCGAACCAGGCGACCGGCACACCGGTGACGCTCGGCTTCATCAGCGACGGCAAGACCGGCTACTTCGACAACACCGATGAGATCGCCGGTGCCCAGGCAGCGGTGAGTTACATCAACGAGTATCTCGGCGGCCTCAACGGACACCCAATCGACCTGAAGGTGTGTGTGGCGCATGGCAACCCCGCCGAGGCGACGGACTGCGCGAACCAGATGGTGACCGAGCAGGTACCGGCCGTCCTCGAGGGAGCCATGGGTTCCGTCGATGCAACCGTCGATGTGCTGACCAAGGCGCAGATACCGCTGGTTCTGCACTACCTCACTTCGCCCAAGACACTGACGACACCGGGGATCTGGGGACTCATGAACGGAAACGCCTCCAACTTCGGTGCTCCCGCAGAGATCGCGAAAGACGAGGGCATCACGAAGGCGGCCATCGTGACAATCGACGTTCCGGCTGCGGTGGCCGGAGCGAACAACCTCGGCAAACTCACCTTCGGGAACGCCGGAGCCCAGACCGATGTCGTCACCATCGCGCCGGGCGTTCCCGACCCGACCTCGCAGATCACCGCGGCCAGCCAAGCCGACCCCGGCATCTATTCGGTCCTGGGAACAGCGGACTTCTGTGCACCGGTCATCAAGTCGATTCGAAGCATCGCGCCGGATGCAGTCCTCTCCGTTATCGATCGCTGTATCGATCCCGGTGCGGCCAAGTCGATTCCGGGTGGTTACGAAGGGGTTCGAGTGGGAACCACGGTCAACCTCGATCCGGACACCGACGATGTGAAGCTGTTCGCTGCTGCTCTCGACAAGTACTCGGACGGTACGGCTGTGTCCGCGACCTCCGGCTACGGCTGGGCGCCCCTGCTCGGTTTCGCGCGCGCGATGAATGCCGCCGAGGTCTCGGACCTGACGCCCGAAACCGTCAAGAGCGGGCTGGCCTCGGCGCCCGCGCAAGAGTATCCGTTGACGGATGGGATCATGTTCCAGTGCAATGGAGAGGCGTTCCCGCTGTCCAAGAACGATTGCAGTGTTGGCGGTATTCGCGCCACCGCCAATGAGGACGGATCATTGCGTGACTACCAGTCCTTCAACGATCCTAGTCTGTTCACCATGCCGAGCAGCTAA
- a CDS encoding CaiB/BaiF CoA transferase family protein — protein MINNDVRSGPIAGIRVVEFAGIGPGPHAAMLLADLGADVVRVQRPGLLPPPGRTADQQERGRSHVVEADLKSPNDIAEIRALINRADVVIEGFRPGVVERLGLGPDACLEGNPRLIYARMTGWGQAGPLAMNAGHDINYIALSGVLHAMGPAHDTPQPPLNMIGDFGGGSLYLVIGVLAAIVERERSGAGQVVDAAMVDGTLSLSHFIRSLRAIDQFSDERGTNLLDGSAPFYRTYETGDGGYVAVGALEEGFYTQFVAGLGLDAQDLPDRFDRENWASLYETFAESFRSRTRDEWADIFAQSDACVTPVLTFAETASHEHIVARESMVEIDGVHQHRPAPRFSRSSPSTPTAPRREASDPSSIWRAEDV, from the coding sequence GTGATCAACAATGACGTCAGGTCGGGGCCCATCGCCGGCATCCGAGTGGTCGAGTTTGCCGGTATCGGGCCGGGGCCGCATGCGGCCATGCTGCTCGCCGATCTGGGAGCAGACGTTGTTCGTGTGCAACGGCCTGGTTTGTTGCCCCCTCCTGGACGTACCGCCGACCAACAGGAGCGCGGACGGAGTCACGTCGTCGAGGCAGATCTCAAATCGCCGAACGACATAGCCGAGATTCGTGCGCTGATCAATAGGGCGGACGTCGTGATCGAAGGCTTTCGCCCAGGTGTGGTGGAACGGCTCGGGCTCGGTCCGGATGCCTGCCTTGAGGGCAACCCGCGGTTGATCTACGCCCGAATGACCGGGTGGGGACAGGCGGGACCGCTGGCCATGAACGCCGGCCACGACATCAACTACATCGCATTGTCGGGCGTTTTGCATGCGATGGGTCCGGCGCACGACACCCCGCAGCCGCCCCTCAACATGATTGGCGATTTCGGCGGTGGTTCGCTCTACCTGGTCATCGGTGTCCTTGCTGCGATCGTCGAGCGGGAGCGGTCGGGCGCAGGACAGGTGGTCGACGCCGCGATGGTCGACGGCACGCTGTCTCTGTCGCACTTCATTCGCAGCCTCCGGGCGATCGACCAATTCTCGGACGAGCGCGGCACGAATCTGTTGGACGGCTCGGCCCCGTTCTACCGCACCTACGAAACCGGCGATGGAGGATACGTCGCCGTGGGTGCCCTCGAAGAGGGCTTCTATACACAGTTCGTTGCCGGGCTTGGCCTCGACGCCCAAGATCTGCCGGATCGATTCGACCGGGAAAACTGGGCGTCCCTCTACGAGACGTTTGCCGAATCCTTCCGGTCCCGTACACGCGATGAGTGGGCGGACATCTTCGCGCAGTCGGACGCGTGCGTGACTCCGGTGCTCACCTTCGCGGAAACTGCGAGCCATGAGCACATCGTCGCCAGAGAGTCCATGGTCGAGATCGACGGAGTTCACCAACACCGACCAGCACCGCGATTCTCCCGTAGCTCCCCGTCTACGCCTACAGCTCCACGCCGCGAAGCGTCTGATCCGTCCAGTATCTGGAGAGCCGAGGACGTATGA